The Pseudomonas marginalis genomic interval AAATCCGGAGCGGGGTACGCCAGACCTGACGGTTCGAAGCAGGCTAAGGGGAGGCCCATTGTTTGGCCAATCGCGAGTCAGGATGGGAGGTATTGCGAACGGCGATAGGGCGCATATGCGCCATTGGCTTGAGTCTCGGCGCGCGCATGAATCCTGGCTCGCCGCCGAGCAGCGGGAGCGACTACTGCTCCAGCTTGTTGATGATCTGACTGATTTTCGCCCGCAACCAACGGTGCATCGGATCTCCTTCCATGGTTCGGTGCCAGAGCATGAACTCACGCATCACCGGGATTTTCACCGGAGGCTGCAAGATGCGCAGCGGCAGGTAGTTGGCGTAGAGCCTGGCCATGCGCTGGAGCATGGTGGCGACACGTTGGGTGCCGACAATCAACTGCGGCAGGGTGTTGAAGTCATGGGTCACCACTTCCATGCGACGGGTGAATCCATACTGGCTCATCAACCACTCTTCGACGCTCAATTTCCGGTTGCGGCCAAAAATCACCGAGACATGGCCCATCTCGATGTACTGATCGAGGGTGATGCTGTCGCCCACCTGGGTGTTGCCGTCCCACACCACGCAAACGTGCTCTTCTTCGAACAGCAGCTGCGAGGGGTGGCCTTCGATGAGGTAGCGCTCAGGCACGATCATCATATCGGCCTCGCCGCGCATCAGCATCTCAGTGGACGTGTCACCGGGACCCAGCAATTCGAAGGTGATGTGCGGGGCTTCCAGGGAGATCTTCTGGATCACCCGGGCAAACAGGACGCTGATCAGATAGTCGGAAGTGATCAGGCGAAAATGGCGCTTGCTGGTGGCGGGATCGAACACCGGTTTGGCGGTGATCGAGGACTGGATCGTCAGCAGCACCTGGCGTACGGGCGCCGCCAGCTCGCGGGCATAGGGCGTGGGCTGCATCTT includes:
- a CDS encoding LysR family transcriptional regulator, which produces MRFNHLDLNLLVALDVLLEEQNITRAAERLHMTQSATSGVLGRLRLYFEDELLAQVGRKMQPTPYARELAAPVRQVLLTIQSSITAKPVFDPATSKRHFRLITSDYLISVLFARVIQKISLEAPHITFELLGPGDTSTEMLMRGEADMMIVPERYLIEGHPSQLLFEEEHVCVVWDGNTQVGDSITLDQYIEMGHVSVIFGRNRKLSVEEWLMSQYGFTRRMEVVTHDFNTLPQLIVGTQRVATMLQRMARLYANYLPLRILQPPVKIPVMREFMLWHRTMEGDPMHRWLRAKISQIINKLEQ